GTAGgtcacagggagggagggggccacGGGGAATGAGGGGGACATTGGGAAGCAAGGGGGGACCCATGGGGTAGCAAGGGGGCCCACAGGGGAGTGAGGGGGTCACATGGAGAGGGGGAGGTcacaggggagggaggagagtcaCACGAAAGCTGTCAAGCAGTTTTGAGTAGGATGGATTGGTGGGCAGCTGCTTGGGGGAGAGATGAGACAGTATCGGGGGGTGGGGAGTCCAGGAGAAGGCTCCATGGGAATGAGCCCGGTTGGGCACACCCCATCTCCATGACTGACAATCCGATCTGGATGGCGAAAACAGGTCTTCGTTGCAACGGAAGAGGCTACAGGAGAGAAAGGAGAAATCTTCACTGATGCTTAACAATAGTCAGTGGGAGGGAGCAAGGGTaggaaggagaggaggaggggagaggggggaaggagagggagaaggggtgagctgagggggaagtgagaaggagaggggagggcagaggaaggagagggaggaaagggggaggaaggagaggaggaaggaggagggaggaaggaggagagggcaGGAGACAAAAGGAAGGAGAGGAgaaaggagggggaggaaggaaagggggaggaagagggggaagggggacaaAGTGGGGGGGGTAGCAGATACTCACACACTGTTGTATCTTATGATTCTCCACACATTCCATACCATCCACTGGCCGCCATTTCACAGATGGAGAACAGTTTGTATATTTACTGTCAATCGATGGGAAGAGTCCAGGAGTCCTCTAGCATCACAAAGCTGTGGTTCCAGCATACTCGAAGACCCCTCTCTCAAAATCTCCTCAAAGACCCTGCTGACACAGCCATTTGGAATGATTCTAAATGTCCACGAGAGGTGGTGCCAGTGTTAAGTCTATCTGCTGGcagccagctcccccacatcctGGCACCTACAGACTTGTGTCCTCCAGCCTGTCAGACTGCTCGAGAGCCTGCTGTCTCCTCTGTAACCCCTCCAGGATCCTCTTCCTGGGCCCTAACGGAATGGTTATGCTTTTCAGATCATCGTCAGAGCAGAGTTCAAGAGCTCCCAGATCAATCTTTTCTTTCTTGAAGATTGGTACAAACTCAAACATGCTTAGAGATGCCAGGAATGTCTCCAAGGGGCTGGTCTCAGGCTCCATGTCATCGTCCAGACCCAGTTCCACTTCCTCCCACGGCAGCTCGTCAGCAGCCGTCTCCTGCAAGCTCTGGGCACTGCCAATACTGTCATCCATGCTGATGGACCGCTGCAGCCGGCTGCGCAGCCTGACACCTGGACTCTTCTCCCCATTGTCATCGATCACGTCCCCACCATGGTGTCCCAGCCCAAAGAGCCCCCCGCTGACGTAGTTCCTGCGGAAGACCATGGTCCCCAGGCCTGGCCTGTTGAAGAGTGACTCGTGGCCTGAGTCAGTGCTGACCTCTGAGTAGGCCGCATCCACATGTAGGCCAGGGTCGCTGGCGGCGTGTGACAACATGTCCTCCTCTGTCGCAAACATGTCCCGCACGTTACACCTCAGCCTCTCCTTCGGGTTGCCGTAGCTCCCCTGTTTGACAAACATCACATCGTTGGTGAGCTGGAGGCCGGAGAGGGAACGGACACTCTTTCGCCCATCCTCGTAGATCTTGAAACTCCCGTCGACTTGCTTTCTCTTTTCCAGCTTTTTCTGGATCTTGGTCTTGCCCTTGGCAGTGGCGTTGAGAGTGGCCTGTGAGTAGGGCACGGCCGTTGCCACGGACAGACGCTGCAGCTGGCGGCTCAGGGTGTTGCTGCAGGCGCTGCTGAAGCTCACCGTGTCCATGGTGTCCAGCTCCCTCTTGTACCTCTTCTCCATTCTCTGCTGGTGCCTCCTCTGCAGCTTCGCGCACTCCTTGATGCGCTTCTCGGCATCGCGGAAGGCTCTTTGCTTCAGCTTGCTGACCAGTTTGGGGTTCAGGTTGGTTTGCTTTGCAGCAATGGAGTCGAGATAGCGGATGCACTCCATGTGGTTCTTCATGGCTGCCATGTCCAGGGGTGTATGGTAGTCATTGTCCAGGCACCAGATGTTTGCCCCAAAAGAGACCAGAAAGGACAGGACGTCAAGGTGGCCATTGGCTGCTGCCAAATGAAGGGGTGCATTTCCCCAAATGTCACACTTATCAGGATCACCTCTGTGAAGGCAGAAGAGAAACTGTTAAAGAAGTATTTTATCCAAACCTTCAAAAATAACTGAGCGGGAACGTGGTTCAACGGTTGGAGATAAGATCAGCAGCAGTGTTGCCTCCAACAGTgtccaccagtggttctcaacctttctcttcccactcacatcccaccttaagtattctccatgccattggtgctctgtgattagtaagagattgcttaaggtgggatgtgggtgccaggaaacagagcagttggaaagggaaatagcaaatatagaaaaagaattagcaatgaaggaagacacaactaaaggaagacaaaaaaaaaataaaatatgaaacactacaaacatataaggtggagaagaacataatgaagacaaaacagaaatattatgaactaggggaaaaaacgcacaaaattcgagcgtggcagcttaagacagaacaaactaagagaatggtattggcatcaaggaaaaaagacaagtaaatcacatataatccagcggagattaatgaaaatttcagagaattctacgaacaattatatcaaactgaaaacaaagggaaagaagacaaaatagatgaatttttaactaaaattgaactaccgaaattacaaacagaggaaccaaataaattaacagaaccatttgaaatagtagaaatacaagagataataaaaaaactaccaaataataaaacaccaggagaggatggattcccaatagaattctataaaacatttaaagatttattaattcctcccctcctggaagtaatcaaccagattgataaaacacaaagcttaccagattcatgcaaaacagcaataattacagtaataccaaagacagggaaagatccactcgcaccagcgtcatatagaccaatatctttacttaacacagattataagataatagctaaagtattagcaaacagattagccgactatgtaccaaaaatagtaaatctagaccaaactggatttattaaaaaaagacgaacaacagacaatatttgtaaatttattaacttaattcatgcagtagaagggaataaagctccaacagtagcggttgctttagacgcaaagaaggcctttgacagagtagaatggaattatttattcaaagtactacaaacaTTCAGCTTAccatagaaatatattaattggattaaagcattatataaggggccattggcgaaagtgacagtaaatggatatatatcaaaacaatttaacttaagcagatcaacaaggcagggatgcccactatcgcccttactgttcgcgttagccatagaaccactagcagaactgataagaacagaaaataaaataaaagggataaaaataaaagacaaggaatataaaatcagtttatttgcagatgacattatagtatacttaacagaaccagaaatatcaataaaataattacataagaaattgaaggaatatggagaagtgtcgggatacaagattaacggaaataaaagtgaagcaatgccaatgaataatgcggatttctcaaaatttaagaaagaatcaccactcggatggcaaacgcaagcaatgcgatacctagctatacaaataaatgaaaacctcggccatctatataaactcaattattatccactaatgaaaaaattacaggacgacttagagcattggaaagacttaccactaacactaataggaaggataaactgtattaaaatgaacattttcccaagatacaatacctatttcaggcattgccaatacacttgacagagaaattcttcaaggagttaaagaaaataataaggaaatttttatggaaaggggggaaaccgaggatagcactagataaattaacagaatggtataaacaaggaggcttacaactgccgaactttaaaaattattatagagccgcacaattaagatacctatcagatttttatcaaacaagggaaaagccagattggactagattagaactagataaaataggggagaagatacctgaacatatataaatgggatgaaaaattggtacaacgtaggaattctccagtattacatcatctgctcaatatttggaagaagattcatgtagaaaggaataaaacaaatgaccaactaccaaaactaatactgacgcaaaatcagctaatcccttttacaatagataacctttcctttagagaatgggagaaaaaagggatcaaaagaatagaaaattgcttttcgggaaataaattattatcctttgaacaaatgaaggataaatataactcatgatacagtgttggcatactaccaactgaaatcctacttgaaggacaaattgggaagcagtctgaggttaccagagggaagtaattttgaatatgtgattacagacacaatgataatcaaaaaatttataacaaatatgtatattaaactacaagaaaaggagaatgaggaaacaaatggtaaaactaaacaaaaatgggaacaagatctaaacataaagataaagaaggaaacatgggagaagttatgctcaggaactatgagaaatacaataaatacgaggttacgtatgatacaatataactggatacacaggctatacattacacctcaaaagttaaataaatgggacccaacagtatctgacagatgttttcgctgtaaaaaggaaatgggaacaacaattcatgcaatatggacatgtgagaaagtgaaaatattttggcaagatctaaaccagatattaaataaaatcacaaaaagcaaaaagcaatataccaatataccaaaaaatccagagatcttcctcctaagtaacataaaaaacaaagaatttggacttgtagcaaaaaaatgtattatgtcagcctggaaattagaagataacttgagaatacaacaatggtatatagaaatgaataaatgtattccattagaaaaaaataacctataatttaagaaataatattacaatatttgaacaaatatgggagccatacatgaaacataatagagaaaacctaccggggacatctaccacctaaaatgacagaaggagaagagaatgaaaagaactgactcagtggaatttcttgtttgtttttattgagtgacaacattgtttgacgggtttatatgtatcctattttctgaactttaaatgaatgggaggggaggtagggagggagggaggagaggagcgAGGGTGGGGGGCAGAAAAACGACAttgtatatgttcaagagggaaaatgtatgtatcttgatcaatgtagtttatagtgtgaaaaataaaaaaatttaaaaaaaggtgggatgtgggtgggaagaaaaagttttgaaaactactgttttaatcatccctcattgactcgttatgtgcacggtttcagaactccaaaggaaatgggccaatgacaatttttctcaagcaaaatagttcagtaacaattgggtctagagcagtgattctcacgcttctattcccactcacatcccaccttaaacaatcccttactaatcacagaacataaGAATTACtaaaggtggtctgtgagtggaaagaaaaggtttgaaaaccattggtctaCAGGCTTGACAACATCCCACTGACTGGAGGTTGGCAAGTGTAGCCCAGTGATGAAGGACAGAGAGGGAGCCTAACATTGGTAGCAGGGAACTCATTAAGGATAGCAGTGATGTGTGTCACTGAAGGACAGACTTGTTTCCACCTCGATGTGGTTGGAATTTGGAATAATTGAGCTTGTGGGTCACATGCCGCCATGGATTATGAGTGATCAATGAAATAAATGGGTCACTCAGGAAcagctcaatgaatttcccacaTTTAGCCCAAACTGTCCCTATCCCGGTTGTATAGCAACAACACAGTTATAGCAcagttatagcaccagtgatcgggattgaggttcaaatcctgcgctgtctataaggagtttgtacgttctccccgtgtctgtgtgggttttcttcgggggctccagtttcctcccaccattcaaaatataccgggggttgtaggtaaattgggtgtaattgttaCTGGGTTGTATGTCtaaacatatttttaaattatatttataatTGTACCCATCTCTGGAACTTTCATCTCTGCTCACTCCATATTACCCACCCCCTTCTGTGTGAAAAAAGTTGTTCCGCTTGtccccttttccctctcacctctaGTCTTAGATTCCCCAaccctgggggaaaaaatctCAGCCTCCCACACTCAAGGGAAAACAGTCCcggcctatccagtctctcctcataccTCAAACCTGGcaccatccttgtgaatctttacaGCACCCTCTCTAGCTTAACCACATCCTTTGTAGTACAcagccagaactacacacaatatcccacatgcagtctcaccaacatcttgaacAGCAGTAACACGATATCCCAACATTTGTACCCAACGCCcgtccaatgaaggcaagtgtgccacaCACCTCATTCACTAGCCTGTCTGCCCGTGTCACCATTTTCTGGGAACTAAGTATGCACTGGCACCCAAGTCTCTCAATTGttcaacactctccagggccctgtcATTCACTGTGGTTATCCTTCCCTGGTTTAACTTAACAAAATCCATCATTTGTAGacatctgagttaaattccatctgtcattctttgggccatttttccagttgattgagaTCCTGTTGTGGCCGTAGATAACCATCTTCTCTGTCCACTACACCACCACAAACATCGTCATCATGCCAACTACATCTCATCCAAGTCGCTAATgtagatgacgaacagtggactCTGCACCGCTCCCTGCCACACACCTCTTGTCTCCGACCTCCAGTCTGAAGAACAACCCCCTGactccttccaccaagccaattccgTGTCCAGAGCACATCCTAACCTGCTGGAGGATCTTTGTAGATCTAACAGCCGTagttggggaaaaaaagcatGGTCCATGTTTCAGATTAAACGAAGAGCTCACCTTGGACCCAACCTGGCCTAACCTTGCGAAGCAGCCTACcacgagggaccttgtcaaaggccttgataaaatccacatagacaacatccacattcttaaccctcatcaatcctcttggtcTGGGAATGTCCACATTAGAAATAGAGATCCCCTCATCAGTTCTtaataaatttaacagtttcttatCAGCTACTGAATGGTTAGTGTCTCAGTCCTTCAAATTTGATCTGCCaacttcttccagcatttttgttttatgtTTCACCATCGTGGGTTGTGACCTGTCCCTCACAAAGCAACCTTGACTGTCTCTAATCTTACCTTGACTTTCCAAGTGCGCATAC
This genomic window from Narcine bancroftii isolate sNarBan1 chromosome 3, sNarBan1.hap1, whole genome shotgun sequence contains:
- the ush1ga gene encoding pre-mRNA splicing regulator USH1G, whose amino-acid sequence is MSSGLRGAALDGRLDALREATRRQLNAADEDGMTPALWAAHHGNLEALRMIVGRGGDPDKCDIWGNAPLHLAAANGHLDVLSFLVSFGANIWCLDNDYHTPLDMAAMKNHMECIRYLDSIAAKQTNLNPKLVSKLKQRAFRDAEKRIKECAKLQRRHQQRMEKRYKRELDTMDTVSFSSACSNTLSRQLQRLSVATAVPYSQATLNATAKGKTKIQKKLEKRKQVDGSFKIYEDGRKSVRSLSGLQLTNDVMFVKQGSYGNPKERLRCNVRDMFATEEDMLSHAASDPGLHVDAAYSEVSTDSGHESLFNRPGLGTMVFRRNYVSGGLFGLGHHGGDVIDDNGEKSPGVRLRSRLQRSISMDDSIGSAQSLQETAADELPWEEVELGLDDDMEPETSPLETFLASLSMFEFVPIFKKEKIDLGALELCSDDDLKSITIPLGPRKRILEGLQRRQQALEQSDRLEDTSL